Part of the Orcinus orca chromosome 5, mOrcOrc1.1, whole genome shotgun sequence genome, ACTGATAAAATGCTTCTGTTCATTTCCGATAAACCGGTGCTACTAGGAGATATCGACTTGGACATAAGCTTTCATGATTTAAGTGTTACTCTAAGACTGACAAGATCATCTACGAAGAACAATAGAAATGAAATTTCTAAGGCATAGTCTAATCCCATGGCAACTATTATAAGAGTCCTGCACATTTCCACTGAAACTACCTCTCATATCAGACTGCATAGGCTGGGGAAAGAGAGTGGGagctctggaaaaggcaagaccTTCTTGTTACACAGAATATCCCCTTTTGGGACAATCATTGTCTTGCAAAAGATACCAACTATGATTGATTTGACTAGATACTTCTTAGTATCTAGTTTCAGATGTCACCAGCCAATCCAGAGACTTAGAGACAACTAGATATTCAGTCTGGAGAGAGGCTAAGAAATCAGAGCTAGTGATGGGGAGTTTCACgcttgaaattgaaactgagtaTATGGATTTATTTCAGAGGGTAAGAAGAACACTGTCCAGAGTCCTATGAGCCCTGCTTTTCAGTGTGGATATGCTTGTGCTCTGACCTAGGGCAAAGAAGGGGAAATCAGTGATGGACAATTAATGGGGAGAAGAAAAACTGAGagtgaaaatgtgtgtgtgtgtgagaaagagagagagagagagaaacagggaagCCCATTGCCCACCAGGTGAAGACTGAGTCTCTAATTGAAAGTCTCCAGTGGCAGCCCATTctaataaaaacataattcaaactCCTTTCTAAGACTTAAAATCTTCACATAAGCAGTCTTCCGCCTGCCTCACTGACTTCATCTCCTCTCTTGCCCTTTTGCACTCTTCTCCATCTACAAGTCCTCCAGACATCCCAAATTCATttatgcctcagggcctttgcagttgctgttccctctgcctagaatgctcttcctTCTGCTCTTCACTTGACTGGTCCTTCTCATTATTCACATCTCACTTCAGATATGCCCTCCTCACAGCAGCTCTCTGACTGCTCTAAACTGGCTTCCCCCATGCCCTGTCTGGCACGCGCCCACATTGCATTGTCTTTGTAACACTCATCTCTATCTGAAAAacgtttttccatttatttgtatctggTTTATTGATTCCATTTCCCACAGAAACACAAGCTCTGTAAGAGTGGGAGcttcatctgttttgttcaacGCTGCATGACCTACCTAGAACATCTATTACATGGTGGGTACGCAGTAAATATTGGTTAAATCTCAAGTCCCACCATATAGATGACTGTGGAAAGTCACGCAAGAGCCACTGCAAAACCACTCTCTGCTCCCTCGTTGCCCCATCAAAGCACAGTGACCATGACCCACAGCTACACCAACTCTGGGCCTACTTCCACAACCCATGAAGGCGAGAGTAACGCCGTTTCCCTTGGAGAAATTTCCAgcttcctttccatttcctcatctggagGCCTTATTCCCTCATCTCCCACAGACCTTTCCATTCCCAACCACATAAAAAGTATATCAATGTTTAAAGAATTCTTCAAAGACCAGCATTACTCTGTGCTACTGGATGAAATGATGGCATTGGCCCACTGTGTTTCAAGTGTAAGGGGGAAGAGAGAATGCAGAAGAGATCCTCTTCACTCAGCGTTCCAGTGTTGAAGGTAAGAAAATCTCCTAAGGGTTGGGTGCTTTCCTTCGTCTTTTCCCAATGGTCCAGGAAGAGGAAAGCCCTGATCAGATGCAGAAGGCTGTGACAGTAAATGGGAAGCTGGATGACCAAAAGATCtgccccccgcaaaaaaaaagaagcaaaggaaaaagaaatatggatGAGACTCAGATCCTACTGCTCCGCACTTTTACCCTCATAACCTCATCCCCATAATATTATCGCTTCTTAGCCTGACTGTATGGCAGCCAAGTTCCTGACCGAGTCTGAGACACTTCCACCAATTCAGTCACCATCATGGGAAAGAACGCCTGCTAACCCACTGTGGTGAGGGAACTGTGCTTCTAACACCCTGACATGGAATCATAAATACAGTTTTCTACTGAAACACTGTAATGTCCAAGGCAGACAGCCTGTTCCATACATCAAGCTCACTCCAAactaaatactttttatttctaacttACCAGGGTTCGATTGGAAATCCGTGGTGTGTGCTGTTGTCCACTGTATTTGGGAGAAACAGGAGAGATTCATTTCAGCTGTGAGGGTGGGGCTGTAGCCCTGGGAAGATTTCTTCCAGGCAAGAAGGATGAGCAGGAACTTCAGTGAGAATATACACGTATTCAGAATGAAAAGAACGTTCAGAACAGAAGCCAATGGAGATAACATGACCTTGTAAACCTGGCCAGACACAGCACACCCAAGGGCCATGTCAAAGGTGTGGAGAAGATGGACGATAATTGTTGAAAGCCTGGAGCTAATCAGAAGGAAAGACAAAGTATGCAGAGCACCTACTCAAGAAGCCAAGCATGAGGGGTAATTAAGAATTAATctgtggggagggtgggagggagggagatgcaagaggggagagatatggggacatatgtataactgattcactttgttataaagcagaaactgacacaccgttgtaaagcaattatactctaataaagatgtttaaaaaaacattaatcaaaagaaaggggGACATGAATATTTGTAAGTATCTGCTGAAAATTATATGTGTAGCCATTATTCAGAGTatgttttctgtatatatttctgctttgatttaataaatagttctgaaaaaaaaagaattaatctgTGTTCCGATCAGGGGGTATATAAATGAGCATTGTGGAAGGCAAAGGAGAAAGATATGCAAATGAATGGAAGAATTGGTGAAGAATGTCTGCTACAGAGGCTTCCTGGAATGGTGTAAGGCAGAGGTGAAGTGACCTTCCTGTGATCCATTCTAGGTCACTTAACCTTGGGCAGTCTCAGTTTTTTTAACTATAACATAAGGTTAAGCATTCCTGTCTCATAGGGTGGTTGGgaagatttaataaaatagcATAGATTTAATAAAATAGCATTTAATGGCATTCTTCTGCCAAAACTGTTCCTCTATTCTTTTCTGAGCCCCGAAGATTTGTATTGATTCGTGGCATAAGAATAAATTGAGTACTTCTAACAAATCTACTGAAACAATCAAAACAGCAGTCTTGTTTTATTGCCCCATAATACGGAGACACGGTACAATCTGCGGGTGTGGCAATCAGAGAGGGAAGCTGCTAAAAATATTGCTCTAGAGAAGCCCCAAGGGCAACCAATGaagacctcccctccccctccaggatTAAGGACAGTTTGAAGCCAGAACAGGAAAATACAGTTTCTAGAAGAGTTCTCTCCTCATAAACCAAAGTTGCCAGTATCTAAAGTACCTCCGGGACAATTAGCCTTATTCAGAAACGACAAACTATCAATAGATAACAATCTAAGAGTGGCTCTTTGCAGATCTTCGTGTTTAAAAGCAGTCGTaggtgaaaggaaaaggaaacgaAAACGAGTCACTTTACAAATGTCAAATCAGCATGCTTTCGAAGGGAAAATAACCTGCCACCCTGACCAGATCCTCCTAAATATTTAACATCTccatataaataaaaagatagttTCATGGTCTGCAGCCGGGAGAGAAAGTTTTATGACCGGAAAGTCAAATATCCAAGCTAGCCTTGTAAAAGCTGCTATCAGAGATCAGAAGGTTAGTGTGAACTTGGGGCCAGAGGGCGAGAGGCTTCTGGCCGATCGGCAATTTTCTTAACTATCTACCCCCGGCGGCGCTCCTCTTAAGCACATGCGGCTTTGCTGAGTTTAGAATCTGCAGTTTACGTAGTTTCTGATATGCTGGCATGCAAGATGTCTTTTTCATCACCACTCCCAAGAACCGTTTCTGAACCATCATGTTTGAACAGCAACGCCCAACCCCGTCCCCAACCTCTCTCCCCGCCCTTCTACTGAAGACCCTCCCCCAaaaaactgttttgggtttgtttttagtttctgaAAATAGCTTTTGATAGATTTTCTTTCAAGCCAAAAGAACAGCACACAGGGGCTGAGATCGCCAGGGAGCTGGGAAACAATCCGCCTCAAAACCACAAGCGTCTTCTCCCCTACCCCCTAAACTAACGGCAGCCCAAGTCACGGAAATTTTCTCACCGCCGCCCTTTCCTCCAAATTGCCTCGGAGCTGGGTTTGCTAGGTCTAGTTCCACCGTAACGGGAAGAAGGGTTTCTAGCAAAATTTTCTAAGGTAAAACGCGAGAACCTTCCAGACCTCTCGCCCCTGCTCGCGTACAGACCCTTTTACAGGCAAACAATAGTGAGCAAAGCGCCCATCACCCCCGTCGGCCTTTCCTGCGCGCAAGCTTCCAgcgcccctcccgcccctcccggGAGAGCACCTGGGGCCGAGCGCCCCCGACTCCCTAAACCCGGGGGTACGGGACCAGCGCACGCAGgctcctggggggcgggggggttggTGCGTGGAGGCGCGCCCCCGGCCCCTGATCCTCAGCCTTAGGGGCTGCAAAGCCCGCGGATCTCTCCGCTCCGCCAACCTCCCTCCCCCGGCGATACAAACCCGCAGCGAAGCGGGCGGGGTAGAGTTACCCGCCGAGGCCCCGGCGCGAAGACCGCAGAGGCGTGCCGGGCTCCGGGGCCGGAGGCCCGCTGCTCTCGGCTCCCTCGTCGCCGCTCGCTCCAGCCGGCTGCTGCCTCTCCCGCGGCGCCTGAAGCATCGAGCCCCCGAAGCCCGCGGCCGGCGGTAACCGGAGGAAGGTGGCGCGGTTCAAGGGGCGGCGCGGGAGGGATTCAGTCTCCCTCGGACCCGGCGGGGGAGCGGGGAAGGGCGCGGCGCCGCCCGGAGTCCCAGGCGTCCGCCGGCGCGTGTGCTGCCCGCCGCGCCCGGGTTCGGATCTCCGGCGAAAGCGCCTAGCGTCTCCGGTGCCGCGGAGAAGCTCCTCCCGCTTGGCGGCTGGCGCCTGATGCGTGGTGGCCGCGGCCGCCCCCGAGTTCGCGGAGGAAGATGCAATGCGGAGGGAGCTGGTGGGGCTCCCCGTCCCGGCTCCCCGGGCCGGCTAGGTGGGAGCGCGGCCGAGCCCCTACCTTTCCGGCTGGGCGGACACCAGCCGCGCGCCCTCTCCGGGCGTCCCGGACAGGAAAATCACCGCGAAGGGGGCCGGGGGAAAGCGGCGGGTGGCTTCAGGACAAGGTAGGAGGATCAAGTTCCACAGCCAAGAAGACACTCCCATCCCGCCCTGGTTTGTTTGGAAAGCTGCAGGGGCGAAAGTGAGGGGCACCTCGGGTGCttcccccgccctccccgccgGGCTGGCAGGCGGCAGAAGTAAACACTTTTTGCTTGGCGCGTGGGGGGACTTCTGTGACACGAGGCGGGGCAGGCGGTTTGGTCGCCAGCAGGAAGGGAGAGGGTGTTCAGAGAGACCGGAATTCCTGGGCTCGGCCCTTCAAGGACAAATGTGTTAGTGCTTTTTATCTTTTGGAGGAAACGTTACTTTAGGGAGAAGAACAAAGGTGAgacatgcattttcttttcttattaaagtAGGTCTCCCTTGAGAAAAGCGTCTTCATACTTGGATAGatgtgaatacttttttttttaacatctttattagagtataattgctttacaatggtgtgtcagtttctgctttataacaaagtgaatcagttatacatatacatatgtccccatatctcttccctctgaatactttttaaatttcagtgtttgtgatatAAATCACATGCCATCAAATGACCCCAGGGAGAAGAGCCACAGACTTGGTTGCAATTCAAAGTGActaatgtgtcaggcactgaaaCAAAGTCCTCCGTCTGTGATGGACCTTCTggtatttgtattaattttaacaacagccctgggaggcagcacttgttattttcccaGTTCTCCTATCAAAAAACCCAGAGGGTTCAGAAAATTCCTATCCCTTTCCCTTTCTACAAATTGCCTGTGAAGTAACCCACACAGGTTTTGTCATTTTAAAGGTGGTTCCTGAGACATCAGAGTCGTGAAAGATGTTTAGGGAATTTGTCCATCTGGGCCCATTTTTCTTGAGGTTACTTTGCTTTTTTAGCTTCTCCTGAGTTTATTACCCTTCTCTTGTTCATGATTTTCAGAATTAAAGCAGTGGTATACCTCCTCCCCTCTGGCTTTCCTAGGATTTTTTAATCTGCAACGTCATGTGCTAAGGGGAGAGGCAATCCACTGTTCTTAGGTGACATTTGTACTTCTTCATAGTCAGTGACCAAGAAGGCACTGTTCACCCTAACCTAATTCAAATTCCACCTCCTCCTTTGGCCTgcagtgtgaccttgagcaagtgacttaacctcagTATACTTCCTTTTGGCCACCTCTACAGTGAGATAGTACAACCTATCTTCAGGGGTTGTTAGGAGGATTAAAATAGATGATAACATAGAGAATTCTCAGCACAGCGCTCATCTCAAAAGAAACATCAATCCAGGAAGTAGGAATATTAGCTGCCAGTCCTTTCCCACCATGAGTCAGCTACCCTCCATGTATCATGTCTGTTTCTCTCATTCATCCTGCAAACCAGAATAATCTCATCCTAAAAATGATGAAATGGGGTCAAGAGGTTAagtaatgtgcccaaggtcataccACCTATTTTGGAGCAGTGATTCGAATGAAAGTGCCCGGAACCAAAATCAATTTTCTTTCCGGAATGTCATATCACTATGTAACTATCTGGCGTAAGGGCTTTTGACCTGtaaaactttctcttttttttttaatgcaggacACATTATTGCATGGGCACATTATTGcaactataaaaattttgaattcttGTGGAGGGTGATAAAGAATTAAGCAGGGTGAATTTGTAGCCGTCTCTGGGATAGTGTTTTTGgtaactttttttgggggggagggatgtTTTCACAATGTGACTATAAGTCAGCCCTTGTGTAGAAGATTTATTCTAATAAGGTGGGAAGGGAAGGGCCAGGACTACTGGGACATGCAGGGTCTTTTAAAGATCCCTGAAATCATAATATTTAGGCATTGTACACATAGGGCTGGCCTTGTTTGCTAGGTTTGTTTTTTGATTATGGATGGTGCAATTTCTTTGAATTAAAATGATATTGTCTCATGGGATGTGTCCCAGGGTTTCCAGGGACAGGTGAAAGCCAGGTTCCCCGCACTACCCTGGGGTACCATTCAGCACTCTAGAATCACAGTCTACAGTAAGGTTCAAGAAAGTAGTATTTCTTCTTCACCCCAGTATACAGCCTGCCTTCCAAATTCTCATGCCCCGTCCCAAGTGCAGGCTTTCTTGGCATGATTGATGTAGGACTGTCTACTCCATGCAGAAGTGACCTACTTGTAGGGGTGTGCTATCAGCAAGTCACATCAGATCATAGTAGATGAACCCCAGGACTGGAGATACCCACAAAGTGAAAAGAGGCCACTTTCGCACAATATCCCCTCATAagtgaataataatttttaaaaaagtttttgtaaCATTCTCAAATCTTGGGGTGTTCAGTTTTAAACGATATCTGACTCAGGACTGAGCTTGACCAAGCTAACCCTTTTTACATACAATCCTTCCTCCAACTCTACGTAAAGATCCTGCCAGCCCTGTCTTTATCTCCTGCAAGCAATTATTTAAACAACATGTGCAGGgccttccttggcagtccagtggttaagactgcacacTTCCATTTCAGGGATGGGTTtagtccttggtcagggaactaagatcccaaacaCTGTgttgtgtggcaaaaaaaaaaaaaaaaaaaaaatcgaggaCATGTGCATGTCAAAAATAATAAGCCAGTGTGTAAGGAGTCTAAATCCTAACTTAGAGCTGTGAGTCTGCCTACAGTGTAGAAAAACTATTGCTTTAGCAAATGGCAGTTTAGTACTTTCAAGCAGAGCCCAATCTTCTCCAAATCTCCATTCCAGAGCAAGGGCTCAGCTACACGTTTGCATATATAAATAACCATTGTGTTGTTTTCCCCAGTATTGTGAGTTCATGAAAAAGGAATTCACATCTACCAGAAAGCTTATTTGCCACTTCATAAATGATAGTGTCTCCTTATTCTACTATTCTCCTTATTCTCCTTATTCTACTAGTCCTGTCAAGGTTTCAGAGGTCTTAGTGGCCCAGTAGTTGTCAGGAACTGCATTTACTCTCCTTCCACAagctggagagggagggaagggagaaggtggAACTGGGGTTCAGCAAGTTCTAAGCACATGAGCATGTCAATATCTATGTGGTGGGAGCCGTAATTAAGACAACTGATGGAAAACAATTGCAGTATTATTaaaaagggttaatatccagaatatatataaagaattcctatgGATCAATAAAGACAACCCATTTAAAAATAGGACACAGGTCATaagcaattcacaaaagaaagacaaatagtccACAAACATGTGCAAAAACTTTAGTGTCTGTTTTATAATAACACTGTGTAAGAAAAACTAGACAGTAATGAGAAATCAGATTGGCAAAAACTAAAAAGATTAAAGAGTCAATTAGTGAGTTTCCAGCAAAGGTGGCAAGGAAGCTATTCAAGTAACTGTAAAGTACTACTTCCTTTTTAGAGGGCAATTCGGTGGTTATGCTAAAGTTTCTTGACTTATCTCCCTGGAAGGCAGTTCTGGCCTCGAGCCAAGTGATCTAGGAATGAGGACCAGGAGGGAAAGGAACTGAGATCTCTCTCTGACTCCTAGTTACCCCGACAATGAAAAGAGGTTGGCCCTTCTGGTTGCTGGGTAGCTCCCTGCACAGACCGCCAGATGGTAGGACACCTCCCCGAATTGTGTGTGGGCGGGGCGAGGGGGTGGGAGCAGTGGACAAAGCTGCTGTATCTTGGAGCAGCTTGCTCAGAGCTCTTATTCAATCCTGAGAAATGTTAGAAGTCTGGACCACTGTCCCAGCTGATGTGCCACCTCacaggagagaagggagatgTCTCACCCTTCCCATCTGTCTGTGGAGATGCTCTCCTAATTTCCAGTCCCATGACTGATAATTGAGACAAAATATCTGGGTCACTTTACTCAGAGCACTCACTTAGCGCATTAATGATACTTAACATTTTTAACAGCTTTCTTTCATCATAACTGGTTTATGGAGCTGAACTTATGCTACTTCACTTCATGGGAGTGTTGTTATAGGATGGAtccctaaaagtggaattgctgggcaaAATGTACGTAAACCTACACTCAAATAAttaactgttttatattttcatgttcaAAACTTcatgcttaaaaaaacaaaaagcaaaaagctaTTTTCTATAGCACTCCTGAAGCAGAGTGCAAGGTGGAGTCATTACAGTGGGCTGTGAGTGGCACAAAGGCTTCTCTGCATTTCGCAAACTCCAGTCTGCTGTAAATGCGTGTACCTTTCAAATCAGCAGTTCCATTTTTTAGGACTCCATCCTGCAGAACTAATTACGCAGGAACACAAAAATATGTATGGGGATGGTCACAGCAGCATTGCCTGTAatgtttaaaaacaggaaaataatgcCCACGAATAGAAAGTGACTAATTA contains:
- the LOC117202418 gene encoding translation initiation factor IF-2-like, translated to MRGGRGRPRVRGGRCNAEGAGGAPRPGSPGRLGGSAAEPLPFRLGGHQPRALSGRPGQENHREGGRGKAAGGFRTSWETSSQRLEKAEQEDRKDLDP